A genomic segment from Saprospiraceae bacterium encodes:
- a CDS encoding trypsin-like peptidase domain-containing protein, protein MRDIIELYRGVIIQIATPYSTGTGFYLKEPNVIVTNDHVIRDNRVVVVDGEKIDKQLVRVIFSDPKHDLAFLEAPLQTDMPSLPLGGGEKVKAGDPVVAMGHPFGLKFISTQGIISNTLHEQNDLNYWLHDAALNPGNSGGPLVDGEGRMIGVNTFIIKDGNTIGFALPVSYLKEAIGDYEEVKGEVVVRCYGCSNLVTEKNIDHGYCPHCGAKVELPSESEEYEPVGVAKTIEAMILEAGHDVALSRRGPNNWEIHEGSARINIAYYEKTGLITGDAYLCLLPKEKIGPLYQYLLRQNYEIEGLNFSIKDQDIILSLIIYDRYLNVETGLHLFKRLFEKADYYDNVLVEEYGAFWKYEEENEEELD, encoded by the coding sequence ATGAGGGATATTATAGAACTTTATCGAGGTGTTATTATTCAAATTGCTACCCCTTATAGCACTGGCACTGGTTTTTATTTAAAGGAACCAAATGTGATCGTGACGAACGACCATGTTATAAGAGATAACAGGGTGGTAGTCGTGGATGGTGAAAAAATAGATAAACAATTGGTCAGGGTGATATTCAGCGATCCCAAACACGACCTGGCCTTTTTAGAAGCACCACTCCAAACCGATATGCCCTCGCTGCCTTTAGGCGGCGGCGAAAAGGTGAAAGCTGGCGACCCTGTAGTGGCCATGGGCCACCCATTCGGATTAAAATTCATCTCCACCCAAGGCATTATTTCCAATACCCTCCACGAACAAAATGACCTCAACTACTGGCTGCATGATGCTGCTCTTAACCCCGGCAACAGCGGAGGGCCCCTGGTGGACGGAGAAGGCCGCATGATAGGGGTAAATACTTTTATCATTAAAGATGGAAATACCATCGGATTTGCCCTTCCCGTTAGTTACTTAAAAGAAGCCATAGGTGATTATGAAGAGGTGAAAGGAGAAGTGGTGGTCAGATGCTATGGCTGTTCTAACCTGGTCACAGAAAAAAACATCGACCATGGATATTGCCCGCATTGTGGCGCCAAGGTGGAATTGCCCAGCGAGTCAGAGGAATACGAACCAGTAGGTGTCGCTAAAACGATTGAGGCGATGATACTGGAGGCAGGCCACGATGTCGCCCTGTCTCGTCGTGGACCCAACAACTGGGAAATACACGAAGGAAGCGCTCGGATAAATATCGCTTATTACGAAAAAACCGGACTCATTACCGGAGATGCCTATCTTTGCCTCCTCCCCAAAGAAAAAATTGGCCCCTTATATCAATACCTATTAAGGCAAAACTACGAAATAGAAGGCCTGAATTTTAGCATAAAAGACCAGGATATCATCTTGTCCCTGATCATCTATGATCGCTACCTGAATGTGGAAACTGGCCTGCATCTGTTCAAGCGTTTATTTGAAAAAGCAGATTATTATGATAATGTCTTAGTGGAAGAATATGGGGCATTCTGGAAATATGAGGAAGAAAATGAAGAAGAACTCGATTGA
- a CDS encoding PorP/SprF family type IX secretion system membrane protein translates to MKKLKSLLVVCLCFLGAFSASAQDIHFSQFYLSPLNLNPALTGVMNCNVRLVANYRNQWASVLRSNAYSTYSVSYDQRIPVGRYDYFGIGGTFWGDRAGEANFSTLTGKFSLAYSKKMGGGRNDGQYLVVGAEGGVAQRSIDFLNLRWGSQHDGNGGFDPNIESGENFDRDNFIFADMAAGLLWFMVFNEDNNLYLGGAFNHLNRANQSFSSTEEDLLYSRFTFHAGGEFKVGNKLGLLPGVIVMNQGPSFQVNAGTSFRFKLGGGRGSNQAFQLGLWGRISNKIESGVLTDAAILSTRFDYDQFSIGFSYDVNVSPLRPASNANGGFEFAMVYKICGPTRRGVYCPNF, encoded by the coding sequence ATGAAAAAATTGAAGTCCCTTTTGGTTGTCTGCCTTTGTTTCCTTGGTGCCTTTTCTGCAAGTGCTCAGGATATCCACTTTTCTCAGTTTTATCTTTCTCCACTCAACCTTAACCCCGCGTTGACCGGTGTAATGAACTGTAATGTTCGTTTGGTGGCCAATTATCGAAACCAGTGGGCTAGTGTTTTGAGATCCAATGCGTATAGTACCTATTCTGTATCTTATGATCAACGTATACCTGTTGGCCGTTATGATTATTTTGGTATCGGTGGTACTTTTTGGGGCGATCGCGCCGGGGAAGCTAATTTTTCTACTTTGACAGGGAAATTTTCCTTGGCTTATAGCAAAAAAATGGGTGGTGGACGCAATGATGGCCAATACCTGGTGGTTGGGGCAGAAGGTGGGGTCGCACAGCGTAGCATTGACTTCCTAAATCTAAGATGGGGCTCTCAACACGATGGCAATGGTGGCTTTGATCCGAATATAGAATCTGGTGAAAACTTTGACCGAGATAATTTCATTTTTGCAGATATGGCCGCCGGTTTATTATGGTTCATGGTCTTTAACGAAGATAATAACCTCTACCTAGGTGGTGCTTTCAATCACCTCAATCGCGCCAATCAATCTTTTTCTTCAACGGAAGAAGATTTGTTATACAGCCGTTTTACTTTCCATGCAGGTGGTGAGTTTAAAGTAGGCAATAAACTTGGGCTTTTACCTGGCGTTATTGTTATGAACCAGGGGCCTTCTTTCCAGGTGAATGCCGGTACTAGCTTCCGCTTTAAATTGGGCGGTGGTCGTGGCTCCAACCAGGCCTTCCAACTGGGGCTTTGGGGAAGGATTTCTAATAAAATTGAATCTGGTGTCTTGACCGATGCTGCGATTTTATCTACTCGTTTTGACTACGACCAATTTAGTATAGGCTTTAGTTATGATGTGAATGTATCGCCACTTCGCCCAGCTAGTAATGCCAATGGCGGCTTCGAGTTTGCCATGGTCTACAAAATATGTGGCCCAACCAGACGGGGTGTTTACTGCCCGAATTTCTAG
- a CDS encoding right-handed parallel beta-helix repeat-containing protein has protein sequence MKNSIILLFLFLICACTLQAQVIDKDRYQQRPSAPAGGKAKQPTETSSSTAISPCSEEKMRSIRAAATSEGAKTVKIDCNCTFRPDDVITKQLIFEKSNVVCDCNGATLGIANGNQVNYNKDMIQVRSIESDGIWTRPQNVTIKNCKINGSVRILGMGSNGEAPAVKKSSRQEATNSQHVQRVRKNAPKNIVLDNITITGIGRNPFYIAPGVTYTTLINSEIKGKSSKVGIYLDAESGYNTIKNNYIHVNTAEDNWGELPFVKNRGWPQIAIDGSSYNRIINNRISSLNNGGIYFYRNCGEGGTIRHSPPEHNVIINNSFFYKNYKGRKPAIYLGSRDYGFKENTFGHCDADEGRPYGSSASDKDYARYNVIMQNQFYRRLIYKNSKLENATLSDMIRTQNREINSPNYLAHNELISTKIDRKAGCYVENGYKQFLLHGESIDVLNINGKLTCANTKATCNDGALIKESTNCNIVEVPFECIIESNNNGCSKTISAPPGKKIVGVKVACNLEYGKISSSILSAVPLNQIKIVKQSDKLSDGYCFIGEDYIRAGARTLYDIQDQVKALFGCKEHDKNGGDCHIKGILYCR, from the coding sequence ATGAAAAATTCAATAATACTTCTCTTCTTATTCCTGATTTGTGCCTGTACACTTCAAGCACAAGTAATCGATAAAGACCGTTATCAACAAAGACCATCTGCACCAGCAGGAGGCAAAGCTAAACAGCCTACTGAAACCTCGTCGTCAACAGCCATTAGCCCCTGTAGCGAGGAAAAAATGAGATCAATAAGAGCAGCGGCTACAAGTGAAGGAGCTAAAACAGTAAAAATTGATTGTAACTGTACCTTCAGACCAGATGATGTGATTACCAAGCAGTTAATTTTTGAGAAGAGTAATGTAGTTTGCGATTGTAATGGCGCGACACTTGGAATAGCTAATGGTAACCAAGTAAATTACAATAAGGACATGATTCAAGTGAGGTCTATAGAATCAGACGGTATCTGGACAAGACCACAAAATGTAACTATCAAAAATTGTAAAATCAATGGTTCTGTACGCATTTTGGGTATGGGCAGTAATGGAGAAGCCCCTGCTGTGAAAAAATCATCCAGACAGGAAGCCACCAATTCACAGCATGTGCAAAGAGTCAGAAAAAATGCGCCTAAAAACATCGTATTAGATAACATTACCATTACAGGAATTGGAAGAAATCCATTTTATATAGCTCCTGGAGTTACTTATACAACCCTAATAAATTCAGAAATAAAAGGAAAGTCCTCAAAAGTAGGAATTTACTTAGATGCCGAATCAGGTTATAATACAATTAAAAATAATTACATTCATGTCAATACAGCGGAAGATAACTGGGGGGAACTCCCATTTGTAAAAAATAGAGGCTGGCCTCAGATAGCCATAGACGGTTCTAGTTACAATCGTATCATCAACAATAGAATTTCTAGCTTGAACAATGGGGGGATCTATTTTTATAGGAATTGCGGTGAAGGAGGCACTATTAGACATTCCCCTCCGGAGCACAATGTCATTATCAATAATAGCTTTTTTTATAAAAACTACAAAGGTAGAAAGCCTGCAATTTATTTAGGTTCTCGTGACTATGGATTTAAAGAAAACACCTTCGGTCATTGCGATGCTGATGAGGGTAGGCCCTATGGCAGCAGTGCTTCTGATAAAGACTACGCTCGATACAATGTCATTATGCAAAACCAATTCTACAGAAGATTAATATACAAAAATTCAAAGTTAGAAAATGCGACCCTAAGTGATATGATTCGAACCCAAAATAGGGAAATTAATTCCCCCAATTACCTCGCACATAATGAACTGATCTCCACAAAAATAGATCGCAAGGCGGGGTGTTATGTAGAAAATGGTTACAAGCAATTCCTTTTGCATGGAGAATCTATAGATGTATTGAATATCAATGGTAAACTCACTTGTGCCAATACTAAAGCTACTTGTAACGATGGAGCATTAATCAAAGAATCCACTAATTGTAATATCGTCGAAGTCCCTTTTGAATGTATTATTGAAAGCAACAATAATGGGTGTAGCAAAACGATTTCTGCCCCACCTGGTAAAAAAATAGTAGGCGTTAAAGTAGCTTGTAACCTAGAGTATGGAAAAATTTCTAGCAGCATATTATCAGCAGTGCCCCTTAACCAAATAAAAATAGTCAAGCAATCAGATAAACTGTCCGATGGCTATTGTTTTATTGGAGAAGACTATATCAGGGCTGGAGCAAGAACTTTATATGATATTCAAGATCAGGTAAAGGCTTTATTTGGCTGCAAAGAACATGATAAAAATGGCGGTGACTGTCACATCAAAGGCATCTTATACTGCCGATAG
- a CDS encoding endonuclease/exonuclease/phosphatase family protein — protein sequence MNTLINRFNLIDKYATVTLYRSYGILSFLAFFAFNVHAQECKYEGPLNQPRGKLETSFKVMTTNIWGQHIDSWVEGLRPFNDGDCEERHRRIGKFILNAKPEYDIIGFQEWHPDTKSTCDGEALRGVIDDRYQTPTEGFYTAPNGHEWGQFRWGHPEAFGQIDGGTGLISKTPFLWETYNENDFAQQSGQATIKIPVKTKNVQQFTPTFSGGIRARSAHGFIFARIFLRYPDIAVDTYVVHLNSTGSSPNKCNLACKQGMLKQLREGIHERSATGGFPVLIMGDFNIGGPNSENRENKKCNGNEGYAAIMEQLGNPKDVWLEAHPNVTGTTHMDETAQRIDFMFIPDDPYLVNSPFEITLKMPITNQKKDWTVSIRDWNGDSDHNGLEADLEIRQKLNWATVTTIIY from the coding sequence ATGAATACCCTTATCAACAGATTCAATTTGATTGATAAATATGCCACTGTTACACTATACAGGAGCTATGGTATATTGTCATTTCTCGCTTTCTTCGCATTCAATGTCCATGCGCAGGAATGCAAATATGAAGGCCCACTCAACCAACCCAGGGGAAAACTAGAAACATCATTTAAAGTAATGACCACCAATATATGGGGGCAGCATATTGATTCCTGGGTAGAAGGATTAAGACCTTTTAATGATGGAGACTGTGAAGAAAGACATAGAAGAATAGGGAAATTTATATTAAATGCAAAACCTGAATACGATATTATTGGATTTCAGGAGTGGCATCCGGATACTAAATCTACCTGTGACGGAGAAGCACTTCGGGGAGTCATTGACGATCGCTACCAAACTCCCACTGAAGGGTTCTATACGGCTCCCAATGGTCACGAATGGGGGCAATTCCGCTGGGGGCATCCAGAGGCTTTTGGCCAGATAGATGGAGGCACCGGACTAATTTCCAAAACTCCCTTTCTATGGGAAACATATAATGAAAATGATTTTGCGCAACAAAGTGGGCAAGCAACTATTAAAATCCCTGTCAAAACCAAGAATGTCCAACAGTTTACACCCACTTTTTCTGGTGGGATTAGAGCCAGATCGGCGCATGGGTTTATTTTCGCCAGAATATTTCTCAGATATCCTGACATAGCTGTGGATACTTATGTAGTCCACTTGAATTCAACAGGAAGCAGTCCTAATAAATGTAATTTAGCTTGTAAACAAGGCATGCTTAAACAGCTTAGAGAAGGAATTCATGAACGCAGTGCTACCGGTGGATTTCCGGTATTGATTATGGGCGATTTTAATATTGGAGGTCCAAATTCAGAAAATAGGGAAAATAAAAAGTGTAATGGGAATGAAGGCTATGCAGCCATCATGGAACAACTCGGTAATCCCAAAGATGTCTGGCTCGAAGCGCATCCAAATGTAACTGGGACAACCCATATGGATGAAACTGCTCAGCGGATTGACTTTATGTTCATCCCCGATGATCCCTATTTAGTGAATAGTCCTTTCGAGATTACCCTAAAAATGCCCATCACTAATCAGAAAAAAGATTGGACAGTAAGCATTCGAGACTGGAATGGTGATTCCGATCATAATGGCTTGGAAGCCGATCTGGAGATTCGACAAAAACTGAATTGGGCTACTGTAACAACCATAATCTATTAA